The genomic DNA ATTGTTAAAGTAAAGTACATAAATGTATATCAATACATGCCTGGAatacaataattataaatgGAAATCTTTGATTATATATCATCCTCTATTAATAATCACGggtcaatattttttttttgggcttgTAATATTGGAGTGTGGAAGGGAAGAGGAAGATCCTATTCTGGTCAACGGCGGGATAAGATGTGAGTTCTTGATCTTGTCTGTCAAACACCGCTGACCCTGTTCTTGAGTTCTTGATCTTGTCTATCTGTTTTATGAGTATTGGTGCAACATGTGCCGCCCCTTCTGTGACTGTGGCTTCGTTGAAGAAATGGTCGGCCCGGCGATGAGACACCTCCAGTGATTCAACCCAGAACTCGAACTTCGCTTGGGGTTTCACGAGCTTTTAGATTTTCCAGTCGGGTGGGGGCTGGCTCTGCTTGGAGGACCAATGCTAGGGTTTTGGCCATGGGGAGGGAGTCGGGTGAAGAAGGAGACATCCGGACCCGAACCGGGTTGAAGGATCGGGTCTTCCACTCGGGTGTGCCACGTCAATACTTAACGGCCAGCTAGAGGGATCGTTTGCCTTGTTGGCAATTCCGTTAACGGGGTGACGGATAGGATCAATAGTGACACTTTTTCAAACGTTTTAGGATTTGTTTttccaaaatgaaaaatttaggATTCGATGTCAAAAATTGGCAAACATATAGGACCACTAGTGTCATTTTCTCATTTAATAACTATCGCCAAGTGAGaagataattataaaattatcatactttttaaattttatatttcagtACATTTTTATGAGTTGCAAAAGTTTCtaagaaattgaaaatacatataatataaagaCATTAAAAACTTTGTCAAGTTTGAGTAAGGGAAAGTACACTGTCTTTTATTCTGAGGTTgatttttacttttacttttcCAATTCCCATGTACTTCATTGTAATTCAATAACATTCATAAACTCGGTTAAAATGATACTATAACtctgattttatttattattttaaaatatgtcttaaaataatcttttccgagtttttattgtaatttttttatttctaatattAATTTAGGATTTTCTTTTAACATGTTGATTAAAAATTCCATGGTTTCTACGAATTGGTATAacttatttccttttttaagtacttttattatcatttttcatgtttgaaatttatttgctcaaattttattttagttcatttattaaaagtttaattatGGTTTtgattctcatatatatatttttcttgtaaaatatatatatggggaTATATAACAGAGATTcttaattaacttttttttggaaaattaaagaactttttttaaaactttttagtGTATTAATTTAAGCACATTTAATACTACTCAAGAAGGTTTctgtataatttttaatttcaaaaattaaaactaatttttcttctatttttcttgTTAAATTTGTATGtggatatataatatagattcttaaatatatattttttaattgggaaaataaaagtaattttgtCAAAGTGATTTTTGTGAAACTCACAGTAAAAGCATTAAGGTAGTAtgttttctttataaaaaGATACTATTGAAGTGAGTTTTTCTATAAGttttaattctgaaaattaaaattaacacATTTAATACTACTAAAGTAagttttcatattatttttaattcagaaaactaaaattaagttttcttctattttttctttttcaatatatatgtggatatattatatacttcttaagtaattttttaattttccataTTAAAACAATTTTAAAGTGCATTAATTTAAGCATATTTAATACTACTCAAGTGagtttcatttatatatatatatatatatatatatagtaaaacaaACTACGCTTGCAATAAATACACGTATTAAATGTTATCAATAtctaaaaaaaagataattatgtATTTcataaatgaattattatgctaaaataagtattatagTTAATTAATAAGATTCAacgaataaatatatatataaaaatagggcaaattacaaaaaaaaacccaagttttgtaaaatgtctcagttttgtcctaaattttgttttgtaacaaaaaaaccataagttttctaaaatgtctcaaaaatgacctccgttataacttccgtcaatttttgtctacgtgtgacctacgtggactatTAAAAGGACCCactagcctacgtgtgacctacgtggactgttaaagggacccaccatcagcagcaaaaattgacggaagttataacggaggtcattttttagacattttagaaaacttatgattttttttgttacaaaacaaaatttaggacaaaattgagacattttacaaaacttgaatttttttttgtaatttaccctaaaaaataatataaattaaaataggattataaaaagaaaataatcgtAAGCTATGTAATAATTAACAAATTTGGCTGATAAAAAGGCATTAGTTATTTATGCCGACAAAAACAAAATGGGGGCAAAGGAGAAATGCTTTTCATAAATACAATATtatagtaaataaaataaataatggagGATTcaccaattttttaaaatatctcATTATTATCATTCATTTGCAAATTCATTGCTAATTGCTATATCGTCCTCcattcttttcatttattattgaaaataattgttctaaatattactttttatGGTATAACAACCCATGCAACCTATGGGCAATATAACtagtatataataaattaaactaCACTAAGTAATAAATACACCTAATATATGCTATTAACAAACTAAAAATAACTATTACAGTTCAtttctataaataaaaataagtatatgATACAACAGAGTTATCATATTATCCATACAATTCCacatataaaattgaaatataaattaatcaaattcactttttaaataaaaatattatcaaaaatttaaattaagtattttaaaGGAGAACATCCCAACATACTATTAGAAAATGTTAcgttaaaaaattacaaaattaggTTTCTATATTtcaaccaaatatatataacaatctTGGATGATATACGAAATTTTAATTAGATACTTGCAGAACAGATTAAATATGAGAATCAATATACAAATAACTAATTAGATACCtgcaaaacaaattaaatatgaGAATCAGTCACAGAATTGTCACTAAACCATTTTAAATTAGTCTAAAATCTaacatattataaaatattcttCAAAAATAGAACTTGattattgaaaattctaactgatcataaaaaataattttctctttaaaGACTGTGAATAAATTACTATATGTAAATAAACTCATGCAATGCATGAGATTCAAAACGAGTTAAGTTGTattctatttttcaaatatattaatttaaatagatTTAATGCTCTACAAGTGAATTTTACATTATGTATAGATagattatagattatagattatagattTCATCGGGTGCTAATGAGAGTCCATGAAGTTGAAGACAATGGAAATCATAGGTACAGTAGCAGTAATATTGACATTTGTAAttagttttataatttttttttccttcaaagaaaatcaaatagCACTACTGTGTTATCCCTCATGGCATGCTTCAATTAAAGCAAACTTGTCGTTCTATTGCAAGGTGATAAAGAATCGATATAAACATTAGCCATGAGCACTAGCACTAAGAACTTGAAGGTTTTTTGGTAGGATAAAAAGTTGAAGTTGACTGCATATTAAAATGTGACAATGGAAGTGCTCTTAACAAATATCGATATGATCACACAtgagaaaagaagagagaaaaggTAATGCTTGAGTAGTGGATAActatttaaatttcaattcaatagCTCTTGTGGATTAGATTATGCGCATCATAATGAAATTAAAGGTCCTTTAGCCAATTAAAAATagagatagatatatattaatattgcATTTgcgtttttctattttatgcGCTTAGGGCATAAGATAAACAATCATTAATGAAAGAACTCTAATTCTCTAATGTCTAATGTACCCCTTAATCTCtcttaagaaaaaaagaatctaaCATTAAACCCACATTCCTCTTACCAAACAAATACTCAACGCTAAAGCCCCCCACATGAAATATTACAAAACATTCATTccttttttcctccttttttttttgtattttgtcGAGATATTCCGGTGTCAATGTTTCTCCCAAGAGTATGAAGAAAATCTTCAATATTCCTTCCTCACAGTCAGGGATGGAGCTAGGAAATTTTTTCAGCAGGGCAATATATGTTACACTAATATCACTATCataatcataaataaaaattttattaattaagtaTATCCAACAACAAGTTAATCCAATATtattaactaataaaaaatgatattttcaTCTGTATAAAATGATATCACAAAAATCTAGGTCCAGTATTACTCGTTCCTTTCCTACTTACTCTCCTAGTACTAGTAAGGCCAATAGATATTTTCTAAGGAATACGATAATTACTCATGTGATTCTTATGTTTAGAATGTGTTATAATATACGCTAATAATCAATAATATTATACTGGTTAACACAtgataaatatagatatatgcaCACAATCAACTTAGTTTTCTAAAATACAatccatttatatatatgtagatctCTCCAACATCTTAGcatgaaaattgcaaaaaaatatcattaaaaatattatcttctaAAGTAAGAATATAATTTCTTTCTCACAGTGATATGATGAGGAAAATCAACAAgattatttcaattaaaaataattataataaaattatagtaATAAGATCACTAGAGATTATCTCCAGAGTTTCGCTTTAAACTCTGATCCATCCAATAAAATCCCGCAAAAAGAATaagtaataaaatatatcattattttaattaaagtggatatatatatatatatatgaaaatgaaggAGGATATGTaacataatttaaataaaatcatgcCAACCACAATAATTGGAAAGCATTATTTCTGTTATGTGACTTTTTCCATGGTCGACAAATTCTTCTTGGCAGATGACTTATTGCACCTAATATATacctctgtttttttcttcttcttttttgatgTCAAAAGAAACCTCCCGACATTTTGTCCCAAAGATTTTGCTGCCATGTTCTTCCAGTTTCCTAATTTTCCCATTGCAAATGTCTTTGTAGATTATTTTCCTTATTCAAGAGCCGGCACAATTGTATGTGGGCTACTATATGTCCATTTTCCCCTACATTCCTTTCCCATTTATTTTCATTGTCATTAGTTTTTACTTGCAACTGTCTCTTTCTGTTTTGCTGATAGTTAAGGcgatataaattttctaattattgtGTTGTGTGGATTTACTGTTGGAGACTTGTTCGGTAAATGTGTTGGGCATTTATTTGGTAAGGAAAATGAGTATATTTGGCATTAGAAAATTGGTGCTCATGCGTTAATGAGAATTAGATCAATTTATAGGATAGAAAAACCCTTTTACATTCTCTTTGCAGAaactaccaaaaaaataatggagTAGATGATATTGGAAATTATACAACAAAGATTAAATTCATTCAGAGAGATAtttattaactttttattagtttcttttatttatactGAGAGAGTTATCCCCTTAATATAGACTGACTTGATTTGAGCTGGATTAGTCATGGTCTGTTATACTTTCAGGTACCAAACTACATAtcgggaaaaaaagaattctgGGCGTCAGAGTACGCATAATTAGTAAAACTTGACGTCGTCCgtaatttcttgaaaattaatgaaatctttttttttttcaattgtgaTGCCGATTGGGTTTCAAAGAAGATGACAACAAGGGGCAAAGAGAGAATACAGAGAGATTGCGAGCCCAAATCAAAGATCTGTGGGGGTGCCCCGCACTAATCACAACCTCCTTGGTGATGATGACCGCGACCTCATCAAACATAGTGGTGACCGGCGCGGAGGCATCCAAACCTTCTCCTtcattttctctctttatttatttatatttttcatttttcaaaatttaatcattatttaaaGACTTCTAGAATATtaccataaaaaaaatgtctaGATAACTGGAAAATCAACAGAAATCGGAAAAATTAGACTAAGAGTAATAGTTTATGCCGTTTAGATTCGTGAACGAATGTCATTTCTATTGTACTCTTTTAAGTCATTTCTGGCACGTATGATGTTATAAGATGAAACGATTGACCTTCATTCGCGAAGCAACCATGGTTATAAGTAATGACGCCCTTATGATTCCATCCATGTCGTCAAAGTAACCTTTTGGAATAATTGCAGGTTCTATAGACGATTTTTCTCCCTAATCATTTCATGTGAGGGCTTTTTTCTTAATGGAAAAGGGGGGATGGTGAACCTCATTccaacttataaaaaaaaaaaaaagaaccgaattcatttccttttatttatgcTACAAAATTTGTTGGGAGAAGCTATAACTATAGAACATCTACAGGTGTTCAATAAAAGCATCGTTCGCGGAGGCGTGCACTCATGGGGAGACAGAAGGGAGATATTATAAGGAGAATGGAAAATGGTCCAGATCAGGTCTGCCCCTTGACAAGCAGGGGTGGAATGCTTTGCTCGTGCCTGAAGATGTTGTCGGGATCGACTCTACTCTTCACTTCCAGCAGCTTATAGAAATTCCGCTTGAAATACTTAGTTCCCCAGGCACTCGCCTCTATCAGATCATAATCGGTTGCATTTTTCCAGTTCCGATTCATACCCAAATCGAGGTCCCTGTAGTTCACATAGGCCTCCCTAGGAGAGCTCGACACATAAGGACCCATGTAATTGTAAAGCCTCTTGATCCAGTTCATGTGCTTTGATGGGTCTTCATCCTTCTGCCAAGACGTACTATAGAAGATCTCGAACAATATTCCCCTTCTGTGCGGAAAAGGAGTTGCATCCTCGAAAATCCTCTCCATCATCCCCCCGTAAGGGGTCCATTGCATGAATGGGCTCTCTTCTTCGAGAAAGAGCTTCCACAGCCCGTTCAGCCCGCTCTCGGGGATGGGTACCCGCACAAAGTCAGCCTTTGCTTTGAAGTAGCCCGGCGGAATTGAGGATATGACCTGGCGGAGGACCTCGAGCCCCGTGGTGTTAGGGAACAATGCCATGTACAGGACAGACTCGATCCAGCTTGTCTCAATGCAGTCCTGGCTAGTTAGGCCCAGCTCTGGGAAGCCTTCCTCCATCACCTTGAGAAGGTGCGTCCTGCTCCCAAGGAACAGGGCGCGGTAAGTTGTGGTCACCGTCCTGCTGGTTCCATTCCCAGTTGGGGCTGGCCGTATGGCGACATTTAGGAAAAGGTTATCGTCGAGCTTGGGGGCAACTTCTTGCCACCGGAGTAGGAGCTTGGTCCCATCTTGATCCAATGTTTTCGAGACCGTGAAGACCGTCACAGTCTGTGGAACATTAACCAGCTTTATCCTCCAAGCAAGGATGATCCCAAAACTACCTCCCCCTCCTCCTCGAATAGCCCAGAAGAGGTCCTCCCCCATAGCCGCTCGGTTTAGGATCCTACCCTTCGAGTCCACGATTCGGGCATCCAACACATTATCAGCCGCGATGCCGAACTTCCTCATCATTGAACCAATGCCTCCTCCAGTGATGTGACCACCAATGCCAATGGTTGTGCAGACACCCATGGGGAAACCATGGACCTTACTCCTCTCTGCTATCTTGTAATAGACTTCTCCATCTGTGGCCCCTGCCTGGACCCATGCAGTCTTCCTTGGAATGTCAACATCAATCCCGCGGAGCCTCACGAGGTCTATGACTATGAAAGGGGTCTCGATCTGGGATACATATGACACCGCCTCATAGTCATGACCTCCGCTACGAACTCGAATGTGGACATTGAGCCTCCTTGAGCAAATAACAGCTGCTTGAACATGGGGTTCCCCGAGGGGGGTGAATATGATGTCGGGTTTCGGCACCTTTGGGCCCACGTACCGAAGGCTCTGTGCTGTGGAGTCGAGCAGAGAGGTGAAGGATGAGGCGTTGTTGGGGGTGTAGTATGAGGACAGAGGAATGGCAAGCTTGGAATTAACCGATAAACATCGAAAGAAGGTTTCTTCGATTGGAGCGGTGTAAGCTCTCAGTTGAACCGAAAGCTGCAAGACCAAAACAAGCAAAAGTCTCATAGGACTTGAAGACTCCATGGCGTTGTTTCACTCTGACTCTGATCTTCCCAGTTCAGGTTGTTCTTATAGCAGAATATACAGATATCTttctttaaatatattaaaacagTTGCCTTCACGGGGTTAGCCCACTGTGTCCTTGTTACATCTTCTCTCTGATATATGAAACCGGGCCCGTCATGAGGAGAATACTAACAAATGAAACCTGGTCCGTCATGAGGAGTGAGAGCGGGGGACATGTGCTCTCGGctccaccttttttttttaaaaaaattgttaaaatttatttttttttaatttcgcCAAAAGAATATCACATAATTCGATCTACTTGTTACTTCTTTTTAGTGATTTCAGATCTGAACCTAATAAAGTCCCACGTAATTCGATCGATGCATTAAGCCAAATGATCCAATCGTCAGGTCGAAATGTTATGCCCTTAGGGCCTGTTTGGAAAATGAAAGATGTTCAACTATATCCAACTCTGTTTACTACCCGACAACTGAAGGGGGAATTTTCCCTTTCTGTGGGACCCAGCTGCAGCACATGGGCACGATCAAATCCGGTTGAAGCTTATTTCAACAAATGCCAAAACAAGGGATGGTAGGCTTCTGccgtttttttttctttttcagctTTCCTTGTCCTTTTGCCACATGAAGGTGTCGCAACTTTTCAGAAGAGTAGAGTAGACTTTCacacattttacaaaataaagcAACCACGTTAAAGACAcatacaaaaataattatatacattAATTTTTGTCATTTAATATAATGCGTATAAATTCATTTATCacatcataataataaataagacaACTCATAATACAACACGTAAGTGCATGTCATCGTCCTCTTCTCTCTGCACGCCATAATCGATTAGCGATACGATCGCATACAGCGTTCATTTCGTCCCTACTCATATCTACATCTACTCTAATTCCTTCTTGTAGTGGAGGATTGTGAAATTCATCGTAATCAACCCATGCATCGCCGTACTCCATAAATAATATGTCATGGTAATTATTACGGCgtataaaattatgcaaaataAAACAGGCAAGGACAAGTTGCCCTTGTGTATAAGGTATGTAGTTCGTCATTAAACTCAGTATGACGaatctctttttcaaaataccaAAGCAACGTTTGATGACATTACGCACTAACGTATGGCGCTAATTGAATAGCTCTTTTTCCGTTGTTGGAGGATTTTGCCGAGGAAAATCACTCTGGTGGTATCGTTCTCCCTTGTATGGAGCCAAATATCTGGTATATTTGGAAACCCTGCATCAATAGCATAATATTGTTATGCAAAGAACATAAgaaaaattagagttaattAAATTAGGGTTGCAATTACATAGAAAACCGTCGAATTTATAAGCAAATACTCACGACCACGCAGTGCTGGAAAACCTTCCACTCACACAGCTTTGGAAAATATTCTTGAATCGTGTGCGGAGCCCTCCCAACCCGTCATCACTTATGTAAACATCATGTCGTGTGAACAAACAGCCAAtacattttgaaatatttcgGCATTCCGATCGCAATAAGATACTCTGCTCACCTATGGCACACATGCAGCGACATGGGTTCCATCGATAGCTCCAATACAATGCTGCATAACAAACGCAAAATTGTATGTACAGAACATAGAAtaccaaaaataattttgtacaTTAAGAAATTAGTAGAAGACATACCCTAAAGAAACGCCacctttcttcattttcaatttctgGCTGGACAGCAACGTTCCGCGGTGTTATAAAATATTGCTATAATTGTTGTATTCCGCGtgcaatttttttgataaatcgTGACACCGTCTCGttcgaatgctgaaacatttCCGCCACCATTGAAAATCGCATACTGTATTAAATAACTAACAAGAACATACCGACTTGCTCTTCGACAGTAATACCTCTACTGGTATCTGTGATGCC from Punica granatum isolate Tunisia-2019 chromosome 2, ASM765513v2, whole genome shotgun sequence includes the following:
- the LOC116194120 gene encoding berberine bridge enzyme-like 26, producing MESSSPMRLLLVLVLQLSVQLRAYTAPIEETFFRCLSVNSKLAIPLSSYYTPNNASSFTSLLDSTAQSLRYVGPKVPKPDIIFTPLGEPHVQAAVICSRRLNVHIRVRSGGHDYEAVSYVSQIETPFIVIDLVRLRGIDVDIPRKTAWVQAGATDGEVYYKIAERSKVHGFPMGVCTTIGIGGHITGGGIGSMMRKFGIAADNVLDARIVDSKGRILNRAAMGEDLFWAIRGGGGGSFGIILAWRIKLVNVPQTVTVFTVSKTLDQDGTKLLLRWQEVAPKLDDNLFLNVAIRPAPTGNGTSRTVTTTYRALFLGSRTHLLKVMEEGFPELGLTSQDCIETSWIESVLYMALFPNTTGLEVLRQVISSIPPGYFKAKADFVRVPIPESGLNGLWKLFLEEESPFMQWTPYGGMMERIFEDATPFPHRRGILFEIFYSTSWQKDEDPSKHMNWIKRLYNYMGPYVSSSPREAYVNYRDLDLGMNRNWKNATDYDLIEASAWGTKYFKRNFYKLLEVKSRVDPDNIFRHEQSIPPLLVKGQT